A segment of the Amia ocellicauda isolate fAmiCal2 chromosome 5, fAmiCal2.hap1, whole genome shotgun sequence genome:
AGTCCTCACTGTGCAGGATCCACTCACACCATGGCACTTGCACTCCAGTGCCATGAAGCGCTTCACTGCCTGCCGATGGACCAGAGCTGAGGTTACTGCCCAGCCTTCACATTCCTCAATATAGGGCTGGGTCACAAAATCACCTCACAAAGCTTACATCTCTAAAGGATATTTCAGCAGCATTCAAGAAGGACTTTACCAAAAATACAGATCTTTCAAATCACAATATTTAAATCAACTTCTAATGCTGCATAAATTGCATGAACTCGGATCATAAGTCGCATGATTCAAAATAAGTTTTCTAAGAAAACCTCTGTGTGCCATTAGTCACGGCCCTGAGATTCAGGTTTTTAGGATTTATACATGGCTCGACATATTAGGACTACTGGTTACTTGACCAAAAGTATATTGAGATCTTTAGAGGGGAGCAAAGCCATTATGACAGAAGTAGATATCAGGAATGTTTTGACAACTGCTGGAAGATGGCATGAAATTGAGTCTTGAGCACAGCTGTAAAATATGACATGCCCTCTCTGTTAATAGTGATGCTTTTTGAAATACTTTCCAAAGACTGGGTACACAGTGTCAGcaattctctcctctctcactgCTCTTTACAGATCTGAACATATTCCCCTGGAGTGGTCAGGCATCTACACAAACAGCcgttaattatttaaatgtagcatCTTTGGGGAGTTGCCTGAGGATGGAAGTCACTTCAACTCTAACCAGTACTGGGCACAGAAACAACTCTGAAACTGTATACCTTCCTTCCAGCTCGGTTATTATGGAGGTTCATCAGGGCTCTGGCATCCCTCTCTTTCCTCTCCTTGGCGTCGATGAAAGCTTGGCCAAAGCCGATGGCGTAGTCGATGTTGTCACTGCAGCCTCCCCAGTCGAACGAGCCCTTGCTGTCCCTGGAGGAGCCCTTCTTTGCGGGGTCGCAGGAGCAGGACGCCAGCTCCCCCTGGCTGCAGGCTCGGGTCAGCGTGTACACCACCCCAGCAGAGGAGATGGAGTAGACAAAGGCCGACTCGCGGCTGCCTGGGCCAACGGGGAAAAACTCAGTAAGAGCTACAGAAGATAGTCAGCACATTCTGGCTGGGATTATATCAAACGTGTGACCCCACCTATTAATTGCACATTATAGCTCTGTACTTCATGGGGTTTGTGTTTCCCCCTTCCCTTACAAAAGGTAGAAGCCTCTGACAAAACCAGAAATTGCCACTAAGGACAGCTTTGTAATTTGCCATCAGTGGAGGGATCAAACTCTTGATTTAATACCAAACTTTAACAATAATAGATCTGTACTACTTAGCAGATGCTTTTATCTATTTTGACAGCTAGGAATTATTACAATCTCTGTGTAGGGGAGTGTAGTGCTCCTTTTGCTCCAATTTTCTTGTGATTCTACCATGATGTTTAAGTATGTGGACTTAAAAAATGctataataacaaaaaataaacactttttgaACTATGTTTGGATGAACTCACACATTGGCACATAAAGCAATGCTTATTCTGCAAATGTCCTCTGAGTTCAGTTTAATTCCATGGTAATCCTGGTCTGGTTCTCCTACTTCTCTCGGTGACAGAGCAAAGACCTGATCAAAGCCTTCCTAGGATAAGAagtgtgtgtctcactgggATCTCAGAGGAAAGTCTTTAAGGATTAAAACCCTCATTTGTGGAAGTAAAAGTCTGCTTATGACTTCTGTCAAATGACTCATTAGAGAGTGATGCTTATTTCTTCATTGTGTTAATTTCCACGAAATGCATTTGAGAACGTGTGATGGGGTAAAAGTGCTTTTCCTGTAGTGCTACCCAAAACCATTACAAATTCCCATATCACTGCTATTATAATGTCTAATATCAGGCCCTAGTACAAACCACCagcaattgttttaaattagtaTACTGACAATGACATTAAGTAGATTCTCATGGTACCCTGGAGAAACACTGCCAATCACGTATCTGTCATAAAACCCCTATAAAAGGAGCTGAGTCAATATGGGAGGTCTTCATACTTTGTAAAGAAGATTATAAAGAGATTAAATGTAACTTTTAAGTGCACTCTGGCCTCATTAGAACTGAGAATTTGGGCTTCAAGTTGGTGGAGGTTCTTAAGCTAATGTTCAAATTATTATGATTTGAAAGGGATTTCATAAATCTGAGAGAGAGGTCGTTAGCTTTATATATTAGGGATAAGGTGTGATGAAGCCACCCCTGTGAATTATTAATTATCAAGTGTAAAAAAGGACGTCGTTATTGTAATTCATTGCATTTctttttccaaatttgaaatgtcattgttttattacgttttgacaGACCTAGCATCCAAGTCATTTAAATGTCGATATGTAGATCATGcatattttatgttgttttcttgcatatatttGTCTTAACACCCTATTGtttaacttttaaattgtaaaacatCTGTTAGCATGTAAAAAATGTCCAGTTAACATCAGCccacaaaataattgtaatgtttaatacCTTTCATTCAAACAATTACTCTCGAACGCGATAAACATCTACTACtacactactactaataatgtaTTCCCGTCAGCATTTTGCCAGATTTACTCATGAGAAATAATATATTCGTATACAGTAAGTAATACAATTGTCCATGTGCTAAGCGTCTAATAAGTCTTTGGTAACTCATCATTCTCGTTACTTTTCAGCGATATACGTAACAAATCCCACTTCTCTGTGTAATCTGATCGATTGTAAAATAACCAGACATTATACACtaagcaacaacagctcagtgAACCAAGCTGGTTTTAAATGCCCTAACTATAGGACATATTGGCGCAGCCAAAAAAGCAGTCGCTCATCACAACTGCAAGCACAAAAGCGGTCTTTAaacctttaaaataaaagaCAGCAGCATAACGAGATGTCTGTCGTAGGGCCCAGCAGGTGTCGTGAAGCGCATGCGTGTTACACCCAGAGCAGCACTCACTCCGCAGCAGCAGCCTCCCCAGCAGCAGCGCCCGCTCGCGCGCCCCGGAGCCGCAGTCCCAGCGGTGCGCGCGGAACTGGTGCCGGCACTCCGCGAGCCAGTCCGCCACCCCCGCGCCCAGCACGCGCATGAGCTCGGGCTGCTGGCGGCACAGCTGGCGCTGCCGGGGCACCAAGCCGGGCACGTTGTGGCACAGGACCTGCGAGCCCAGAGCGCCCATGTGCCTGAAAGACAGGGGCATACTGGTGTTCAGCGACTCGGGAAGAAAACGCCATTATCTCCACTTTAATGCAACTGTTGCCTACAATGGGAAGGATTTTAAAAAGTTCACAGCAGTGTAGTAAAGCGAATGATGTTTTTGCTtggtttcccttttttttttctttgccgtGTTCGCATCTGATTTAATAAACTAATTATAATTTTCATTATAAGCAATGATGCAGTAAGTGTACATTGATCATAACTTTACAAATGCGTATTTTGCGAAGAACCAATGTGCGCCAGGCAGTCTTAATCAAACGTGTATGTTCTGGtgtgtattaataaaaaaaaaaaaatcaaataatattAGTCTTACCTGGATGGAttcaaataatttcaaaatagTGCGGCATTAACTTAATGCAACATCCAGCAATGCGATTAGGAAACTAAACCACAGAATCATTTTCAACATACACAATATACATGTCGATCGTCTTAAATAAATCGTCGGCGTCATTATTACTACAATATGGATGATGGTCATTTAAATCGTGTCACATAAACCAGACtcatacatgtttttgttttttttcttaataaaaaaaagtccaCTCACCACCAAGACGAGTCGACCCTGGAAATGAACGAACAGATTGCTACGGAGCAATACAAACATATTCCACTTGGCAGTAAATGCATATTAATATTATAGCCACACTCGAGGACACTTCTTCAAATGATGTCCATTGCTATCAGCTCACCCGAAGTCCTGAGATAATAGCGAGACTATTTTCAGCGTCACTCAAACTTGATATAAAGTCATAAGTGCTATCATAACATGAACTCGTTTCTATAGTAGTAGATCATCCCTAATGTGGGTGATTTTCTGAAGTGCTGCGACGTGCCATTTCTTTAACGTACAGACAAAGGTTTGCTGCCTTGAGATATATGCACGGTATCAGATCTAAATTGCTTTCACACAAGGGGTGGATCCCTGGATGGAATGAAGTGAAACAATTAGATGTCTGCAAGTATCTGTTCAGGCTAGTTGACATTAGACACAAGTTTGGCGCATGTCCAATTGCAAGGTGTAGAATGCGGTTCTGCACTGCAGGCGTGAAAATGTGGGAGTTCAATCATTTATATACACCACAACTGAAGGAAATGTGATAGATTTATGAACTAACTGAAATATAAACGAAAGATGACAAGAGTCAAAACTAACATGTTAGGGAAATCAATTGTATTATACGGTAGAATTATAATTAGATCCGTGCAGAATAAAAGCTTTTTAgcaaattattatacatttggTATTCGACCATAAAGTGGTGTCCACTGAAATAGAATAACCAGGGCGTTTGAAGTACATTTTTCCCCCGATCTGTAgaattgtcacattgcatttCCGTTACCTTTGATCTCCCATTTATGAAACGGATTTAATCTGAACTTCTTTGAATTGGGAGGTCTCGTCTGTTGAAGGGATGAAGATTAAGTCAATTTGGAATACCaggtctatctatctatcttttcaAGATCTGTAATAGCCACTCACTACAATGCCACCCATATTTTGATGGTATTTAAAgtgattgtatttattattttattaataaaataaaacaatgtgaaaAGTGTCCTAAACACTATTTTTGTTCAAATTG
Coding sequences within it:
- the wnt2 gene encoding protein Wnt-2; this encodes MHLLPSGICLYCSVAICSFISRVDSSWWHMGALGSQVLCHNVPGLVPRQRQLCRQQPELMRVLGAGVADWLAECRHQFRAHRWDCGSGARERALLLGRLLLRSSRESAFVYSISSAGVVYTLTRACSQGELASCSCDPAKKGSSRDSKGSFDWGGCSDNIDYAIGFGQAFIDAKERKERDARALMNLHNNRAGRKAVKRFMALECKCHGVSGSCTVRTCWLAMADFRKTGDYLRKKYNGAIQVVMNQYGTGFTVAFKKFKKPTKNDLVYFENSPDYCIRDHEAGSVGTGGRLCNRTSRGVDSCEVMCCGRGYDTSRVSRMTKCECKFHWCCAVHCKDCHEVVDVHTCKAQKSSHWLDQT